From a region of the Paenibacillus sp. FSL R10-2734 genome:
- a CDS encoding RNA polymerase sigma factor — MKEGRKLEEAEWISAVLNGQHQAFGHLVTRYQGMVYRVCVKITGEAESAKDMAQEVFIKAYKALPSFRGQSSFSTWLYRIAYRTCLDWKRANDREWKHRSAADYTENDWVTSQTPEHAVLEQEQSAELGENVNSLAEPYRSVVQLYYFQRNSYQEIAEQKGVSVKTIESQLYRARQMMRRQREELR, encoded by the coding sequence GTGAAGGAGGGGAGAAAGCTGGAAGAGGCGGAATGGATATCTGCTGTGCTGAACGGTCAGCATCAAGCCTTTGGGCATTTGGTGACACGTTATCAAGGCATGGTATACAGAGTGTGCGTAAAGATTACTGGAGAAGCCGAATCGGCCAAAGATATGGCCCAAGAGGTTTTTATAAAAGCATATAAAGCACTCCCCTCCTTCAGAGGACAGTCTTCCTTCTCGACATGGCTGTATCGGATAGCCTACCGAACCTGTCTGGACTGGAAACGGGCCAATGATAGGGAGTGGAAGCATCGAAGTGCAGCTGATTACACAGAGAATGATTGGGTGACGTCTCAAACGCCAGAGCATGCGGTGCTTGAGCAGGAACAATCAGCTGAACTGGGTGAGAATGTGAACAGCCTTGCAGAACCGTACCGGTCGGTCGTGCAGCTGTACTATTTTCAACGAAATTCTTATCAGGAGATTGCGGAGCAAAAGGGTGTTTCCGTTAAGACTATCGAATCGCAGCTATATCGTGCCAGACAGATGATGCGTAGACAAAGGGAGGAATTGCGATGA
- a CDS encoding collagen binding domain-containing protein encodes MWKKKIGLWMVVILLSTQFFNAFGFVSQVKAKAIENSANIITSVTMSVYEKGVQVTDSVYKLSSTVKLNYNWSVPDGNDYGAGDTFTFELPEGFVLEKDFLNKKIMFEGKELGHYDIIKGSPNKVTLTFTGEVGEYFDVKGAIEVETRFDTTKFTDTLPYTIKFPINGGAEQEFTVRFKPEVSSTIDKNGAAVGTNQGNFNAKQIKWTVDVNKVMDSVYGAVVTDVIPAGLALTDISDVKVSKLNVALNGTVSPGAPLNNSQYSASLLGNTLEVKFITPDINTPITEAYRIEFVTDVIDDTKTSFENTATFKGNGTGPVSDKASVPLNHGALLKKTFLGYNSVTQDTYWTIEYNYGEKTISKAEAKLSDYYSDSQQFVPGSMKVYKLDFTKSKDSPDKVLVNDYTVSENTLTPKAGFENFELSFNNNISNAYKIEYQTRAKDRIEGETKIQNTVTTVVNGVTNDKTEYGTLKHDIISKKVGQANYADKTVSWTIKINSDEKLMNNVVITDTFPNKGLKFTDVGFTIKDKNGNLMAPSMYTLDDSKPTEGFTVKFKSSIDKSYTITYKTYFNNDWLKKSDGTTVYDWVKNEVKFLNRASVDWNDPSKPTETKTITVEDTFYPNSKAQNNGYKNGSYDAQTKEISWEIGINYNSKELAKAVLVDTLEDKQQLIEESIKVYELSIESNGNPKVGKEVTVTASSNPKLYSVDYDKKTKLLKISFNEKIAKPYLIKFTTSLKDQVVENEKIYNTAKLSDNGVPVSKDLKSEVKIPNGGKNDQYVTKTGAQDPKNETKLNWTLKINYNQSLVEDAQIIDNPDANQMFLPESFRLLPTTITKEGVVVEAGPALTQGADKDYTLEFSKDDKTGAEQFILKFNKTIEKPFILKYDSIILEAKNNGKISNFVKFSGNGSQTGTQSKESSVTVVFSDSSGIGQGTRKELAVMKVDAADSKALEGAIFNLYRVSGSEEVLFSTSIPTDKDGKTVFKDLRPGKYFLQEKTAPNGYVLDPNKYEVKFSSTTVTDMTLKNQKIATPTPTPVVTLTPIVTPTPTPTPVVTLTPIVTPTPTVTPTPVVTLTPIITPTPTPTPTPLITLTPIVTPTPTETPVSTVTPTSTPDNPTVPVATPTPVPGVIVTPTPSATPVVATPTVTPTSAPTVTPVPTSTPIVPQVTPPVEKLTTDEDIPIEGEIPLGGLPSIGDKPDHGKVTITKDGKWVYTPDPGFIGKDKFTIIVTDENGNEEEIEIEIDVEEVPTGTVTEPGDHGNKPTQLPKTGEDSALPIYLVGGSLVLIGFVLTRRFKRNN; translated from the coding sequence ATGTGGAAAAAGAAAATTGGTTTATGGATGGTAGTAATACTTCTTAGTACGCAGTTTTTCAATGCTTTCGGCTTCGTTTCTCAGGTCAAAGCAAAAGCGATTGAGAACAGCGCTAATATCATTACAAGTGTGACGATGTCTGTATATGAGAAAGGGGTACAGGTCACAGATTCTGTTTACAAGCTGAGCTCCACCGTGAAGTTGAACTATAACTGGTCGGTTCCAGATGGAAATGATTACGGTGCAGGTGATACTTTTACATTTGAACTACCAGAAGGGTTTGTGCTCGAGAAAGACTTTTTGAATAAAAAGATTATGTTTGAAGGTAAAGAGCTGGGGCATTACGACATTATTAAAGGGAGCCCTAACAAAGTTACCTTAACCTTCACCGGTGAAGTCGGAGAATATTTCGATGTCAAAGGTGCAATTGAAGTGGAGACTCGTTTTGACACAACGAAGTTTACGGACACTTTACCCTATACGATTAAGTTTCCGATAAATGGTGGTGCAGAGCAGGAGTTTACAGTCCGATTTAAACCTGAGGTTAGTTCTACTATTGACAAAAATGGAGCTGCGGTAGGCACTAATCAAGGGAATTTTAATGCCAAACAGATAAAATGGACTGTTGATGTGAACAAGGTTATGGATAGTGTATATGGAGCTGTTGTAACCGATGTAATCCCTGCGGGTTTAGCTTTAACTGATATAAGTGATGTTAAGGTCAGTAAGCTTAATGTGGCGCTAAACGGTACTGTATCTCCTGGTGCTCCTTTAAACAATAGTCAATATTCTGCAAGTCTATTGGGGAACACCTTAGAGGTAAAGTTTATTACCCCTGATATTAATACACCGATTACGGAAGCATACCGCATTGAATTCGTTACGGATGTTATTGATGATACTAAAACCTCATTTGAAAACACGGCAACTTTCAAGGGTAATGGTACAGGACCTGTTTCAGATAAAGCAAGTGTACCACTTAATCATGGAGCATTATTGAAGAAAACTTTCCTCGGTTATAATTCCGTGACACAGGACACTTATTGGACGATTGAATACAATTACGGTGAAAAAACGATTTCTAAGGCAGAGGCCAAGTTGAGCGATTATTATTCGGACTCTCAACAGTTTGTACCTGGCTCTATGAAGGTATATAAATTAGACTTCACTAAGTCTAAAGATAGTCCTGATAAAGTTTTAGTGAATGACTACACAGTATCTGAGAATACTTTAACTCCGAAAGCAGGGTTTGAAAATTTCGAATTATCATTTAATAATAATATTTCGAATGCTTACAAGATCGAGTATCAGACCCGGGCGAAAGATCGGATCGAAGGAGAAACAAAGATTCAGAATACAGTTACTACTGTAGTTAATGGTGTTACTAATGACAAGACTGAATACGGGACACTTAAACATGATATTATCTCCAAGAAGGTTGGACAGGCTAATTACGCTGATAAAACTGTAAGCTGGACGATAAAAATTAATAGTGATGAAAAATTAATGAATAATGTAGTGATTACGGATACCTTCCCTAACAAAGGTTTGAAATTTACTGATGTTGGGTTTACTATCAAGGATAAAAACGGTAATCTAATGGCTCCCTCTATGTATACTCTTGATGATTCAAAACCTACAGAAGGTTTTACCGTGAAATTCAAATCATCTATTGATAAGAGTTATACGATTACTTACAAAACGTATTTCAATAATGATTGGTTGAAGAAAAGTGACGGGACGACTGTATATGATTGGGTTAAGAACGAAGTGAAATTTTTGAATAGAGCTTCTGTTGACTGGAATGACCCATCTAAACCTACAGAAACGAAAACCATCACGGTTGAGGATACATTCTATCCTAATTCAAAAGCGCAGAATAATGGCTACAAAAACGGTTCCTATGACGCTCAAACCAAGGAGATTTCTTGGGAAATAGGGATTAACTACAACAGCAAAGAGCTTGCTAAAGCTGTGCTTGTTGATACCTTAGAAGATAAACAGCAGTTAATAGAGGAATCTATAAAGGTTTACGAACTTTCGATAGAAAGCAATGGCAACCCTAAGGTTGGAAAAGAAGTCACAGTTACTGCCAGCTCTAATCCCAAACTATATTCTGTGGATTACGATAAAAAGACTAAATTGCTGAAAATAAGCTTTAATGAAAAAATTGCAAAGCCTTATTTGATTAAATTCACCACCAGCTTAAAAGATCAAGTGGTTGAGAATGAAAAGATTTACAATACAGCTAAGCTGTCTGACAATGGTGTGCCTGTATCCAAAGATTTGAAAAGTGAAGTTAAAATTCCAAACGGCGGTAAAAACGATCAGTATGTTACCAAGACAGGGGCCCAGGACCCTAAAAATGAGACAAAGCTAAATTGGACTTTAAAGATCAACTACAATCAATCTCTTGTAGAAGATGCACAAATCATTGATAATCCGGACGCTAATCAAATGTTCTTGCCGGAGTCATTCCGGTTGCTGCCGACAACGATTACAAAGGAAGGCGTAGTTGTTGAAGCTGGTCCAGCACTTACACAAGGAGCGGACAAGGATTATACGCTTGAATTTTCAAAGGATGACAAGACAGGTGCAGAGCAATTTATATTGAAGTTCAATAAAACGATTGAGAAGCCTTTTATTTTGAAGTATGACTCCATAATTTTAGAGGCGAAAAATAATGGAAAGATTAGTAACTTCGTTAAATTTAGTGGTAATGGATCCCAGACAGGAACCCAATCCAAAGAATCAAGTGTAACTGTAGTATTTTCGGATTCCAGTGGAATTGGACAAGGGACTAGAAAAGAATTAGCCGTCATGAAAGTAGATGCTGCAGATAGTAAAGCTCTTGAAGGAGCTATCTTCAATTTATATCGAGTATCTGGATCGGAAGAGGTTTTATTTAGCACATCAATTCCGACAGATAAGGACGGCAAAACAGTATTTAAAGATCTCCGGCCAGGAAAATACTTTTTGCAAGAAAAAACGGCACCTAATGGATATGTGTTGGATCCAAATAAATATGAGGTGAAGTTTAGTTCAACGACAGTAACAGATATGACGTTGAAGAATCAAAAAATAGCGACGCCAACGCCAACACCGGTAGTAACACTGACACCGATAGTAACACCGACACCAACACCGACGCCGGTAGTAACACTGACACCGATAGTAACACCGACGCCGACAGTAACACCAACGCCGGTAGTAACATTGACACCGATAATAACACCGACGCCAACACCAACGCCGACGCCGCTAATTACACTGACACCGATAGTAACACCAACGCCGACGGAAACACCTGTGTCGACAGTAACACCAACGTCGACGCCAGACAATCCAACGGTTCCGGTAGCGACGCCGACGCCAGTACCGGGAGTAATCGTAACGCCTACTCCATCTGCAACACCTGTGGTGGCAACGCCAACTGTGACACCAACTTCAGCACCAACAGTAACGCCGGTGCCAACAAGTACGCCTATTGTTCCGCAGGTGACACCACCTGTAGAGAAACTAACAACAGATGAGGATATTCCTATTGAAGGTGAAATCCCACTTGGCGGATTACCAAGTATCGGTGATAAGCCAGATCATGGTAAGGTGACAATTACTAAGGATGGCAAATGGGTTTATACACCGGATCCGGGTTTCATTGGAAAAGACAAGTTCACAATTATTGTGACAGATGAGAATGGAAATGAAGAAGAAATCGAGATTGAGATCGATGTTGAGGAAGTACCAACAGGTACAGTTACAGAGCCAGGGGATCATGGTAATAAACCGACTCAGCTTCCGAAAACGGGAGAAGACAGTGCACTTCCTATTTACTTAGTAGGTGGAAGTCTGGTTCTTATAGGGTTCGTGTTGACTAGAAGATTCAAACGCAATAATTAA
- a CDS encoding 2-isopropylmalate synthase, which translates to MRKIYVFDTTLRDGEQSPGVNLNTREKVEIAYQLEKLGIDRMEAGFPAASPGDLASVNAVARAVKNVTVIGLSRSRETDIDAVKEALKGAQDPCIHIFLATSPIHRQHKLRMDKAQVLETAQSAIRYAKKYFPKLEFSLEDAGRTEYDFMAEMVGMAIREGANVVNIPDTVGYLNPSEYGAIFKYLKENVPDIERIQLSAHCHNDLGMATANTLAAIQNGADQIEGTINGIGERAGNTAIEEVALALETRAEFFDAKTSLTLSEISRTSRLVSKLTGMVVPGNKAIVGANAFAHESGIHQDGMLKEKTTYEIMTPETIGLKESKLVLGKHSGRHAFRDKLSDLGYDLSEEVLNTAFSRFKDLADKKKEVSDEDILALIEEKLIDTPEVFRLQTIYVTYGNKAVPTAKVIIDGPEAEPIVAEAEGNGSVDAIYNAIDKATGEEVTLGDYSIKSVSRGKDAQGEVHVVLSQGEVAAQGRGLSTDILEASARAYIDALNKLLEKRKTYTKRDHASL; encoded by the coding sequence ATGCGGAAAATTTATGTGTTCGATACGACGCTGCGAGACGGAGAGCAGTCGCCAGGTGTGAACCTTAACACGCGTGAGAAAGTAGAGATCGCCTACCAGCTGGAAAAGCTGGGGATTGACCGTATGGAAGCGGGCTTTCCTGCTGCTTCCCCAGGTGATTTGGCTTCAGTAAATGCAGTAGCAAGAGCAGTCAAGAATGTCACGGTAATTGGTCTTTCTCGTTCTAGAGAGACAGATATCGATGCTGTAAAAGAAGCGCTAAAGGGTGCACAGGACCCTTGCATCCATATTTTCCTAGCCACATCTCCTATTCACCGCCAGCATAAACTGCGGATGGATAAGGCTCAGGTGCTGGAAACTGCACAGTCTGCTATCCGGTACGCTAAGAAATATTTCCCTAAACTTGAGTTCTCATTAGAAGACGCAGGTCGTACGGAGTATGATTTCATGGCTGAAATGGTCGGAATGGCTATACGAGAAGGCGCTAATGTTGTTAATATCCCGGATACTGTAGGTTATTTGAATCCTTCAGAGTACGGAGCTATCTTCAAATATTTAAAAGAGAACGTGCCAGATATTGAACGCATTCAGCTAAGTGCTCATTGTCATAACGATCTTGGTATGGCTACGGCGAATACGCTAGCTGCGATTCAGAATGGTGCGGATCAGATCGAGGGAACGATTAATGGTATCGGGGAACGTGCCGGAAACACAGCGATTGAAGAAGTGGCATTAGCGCTGGAGACACGTGCTGAATTTTTTGACGCAAAAACTTCTCTAACGTTATCCGAAATTTCTCGCACAAGCCGTCTGGTCAGTAAGCTGACTGGTATGGTAGTCCCAGGGAATAAAGCGATTGTAGGAGCAAATGCGTTTGCTCATGAATCGGGTATTCACCAGGATGGGATGCTAAAAGAAAAAACCACCTATGAGATCATGACACCGGAAACCATTGGACTTAAGGAGAGCAAGCTGGTTCTTGGTAAGCACTCTGGACGTCATGCTTTCCGTGATAAGTTAAGTGATTTAGGGTATGATTTATCAGAAGAAGTGCTAAATACCGCATTTTCAAGATTTAAGGATTTGGCGGATAAGAAAAAAGAAGTGTCAGATGAAGATATTTTGGCATTGATTGAAGAAAAGCTAATTGATACGCCAGAAGTATTCAGACTTCAGACGATTTACGTTACTTACGGCAATAAAGCTGTTCCAACCGCCAAAGTGATTATCGATGGTCCGGAAGCGGAGCCTATTGTAGCAGAGGCAGAAGGTAATGGTTCAGTAGATGCAATCTACAATGCTATTGATAAAGCGACAGGTGAAGAAGTTACCCTTGGGGACTATTCCATTAAATCCGTCTCCCGTGGTAAAGACGCACAAGGCGAGGTTCATGTAGTGCTGTCGCAGGGCGAAGTTGCTGCACAGGGCCGTGGACTTAGCACCGATATTCTAGAAGCGAGTGCACGCGCTTATATTGATGCGCTAAACAAGCTTCTGGAGAAGCGTAAGACTTATACCAAACGTGACCATGCAAGTCTATAA
- a CDS encoding ATP-binding protein → MTKRKLFLIIVLFLAVLTGFRILWVWASPHSIEPQLVKGVLDLRDKELNQDKLLTLNGQWEFYPNILLPSFNKESLTKATTKKYIQVPGQWNDAFIDGEKSANGYGSYRLRVLVDKNEKQSYGILISGVRTSSKIYINGELLGSSGSPTSNKEDYIARVIPYSISFTTDKSEIEIVIHAANYSLADTGGIVRPILFGSEKALTHQRLISIGLQLLLCVVLLLHAIYAAILYIIGPRQKMLIYFFLLVITATTTVLMDDDKLLLYLLPLSYQWAFKILFISNIMTFIFILQTSKHLMFKNMKIKSVSIMTGLSLAHIFFILVGPVVQHYELYTPIFFINLFVLGLEVVVLFLKSILRNYDGSIFLLLSILAIINSTLWGCFKNFNLVDATYYPFDLIIAFLGFATFGFKHYFWNTKQTENLAQSLQRTVTQKDNFLANTSHELKNPLHSIINIAETVLDSERESLMHQNADNLELLITVGRRMSLLLNDLLDQSQLRESNIKLQLKNVPIQSVAVGVLDMLKFLTEGKSITLISEIPESFPSIVADEKRLIQILFNLLQNAVKFTSVGSVRVHADIHKGLARIHITDTGIGMNEEMQLRAFQPYEQFDSSMTAISGGIGLGLSICKQLVELHGGEISVVSSLGKGSTFTFTMPLSDPAIREFKSKLPSVTEFPNKSPKITESEITTTSATSTPSTDGRRPKILAVDDDPVNLKILTGLLSIQDYEMITVTSGIDALIKLDTDQWDLIITDVMMPQMSGYELTQRIRERFTIAELPILLLTARSQPEDIYTGFVSGANDYIMKPMNAMELKGRVRSLTDLKQSVNERLRLEAAYLQAQIQPHFLFNTLNSISALASFDINRMSHLIDAFSSYLRLSFNFLNALPMIPIERELELVRAYLYIEKERFEDRMTINWELAENLHFQLPPLTIQPLVENAVRHGILSRAKGGTLSISIKDLADDIEITITDNGKGMTSEQLKQLLSSQFNGTRGIGFINTHKRLLRIYGKGLQIKSEEGQGTSVSFKIPSEKKKSKY, encoded by the coding sequence ATGACTAAAAGAAAACTGTTTCTAATTATCGTGCTCTTTCTTGCTGTACTTACCGGCTTTCGCATCCTATGGGTTTGGGCTTCCCCTCACTCTATAGAACCACAATTAGTTAAAGGAGTACTCGATTTACGGGATAAAGAATTGAATCAAGACAAGCTCCTTACCTTAAACGGACAATGGGAGTTCTATCCTAATATACTGCTCCCCTCTTTCAATAAAGAATCCCTAACTAAAGCTACCACTAAAAAATATATACAAGTCCCGGGTCAGTGGAACGATGCGTTTATTGATGGCGAAAAGTCTGCTAATGGCTACGGCTCCTATCGTCTCCGTGTTCTTGTAGATAAAAATGAAAAGCAATCTTATGGTATCCTCATATCCGGGGTTCGAACTTCTTCGAAAATTTATATAAATGGTGAACTGCTGGGCAGTTCAGGTTCTCCTACTTCCAATAAAGAGGACTATATTGCTCGTGTAATACCTTACTCAATATCATTTACAACCGATAAGAGTGAGATTGAAATTGTGATTCATGCAGCCAACTATTCCTTGGCCGATACAGGTGGTATTGTTAGACCCATTTTATTCGGCAGCGAAAAAGCTTTAACCCACCAAAGGCTCATTTCCATAGGCCTTCAGCTGTTGTTATGTGTAGTACTCCTGCTCCATGCAATCTATGCAGCAATATTATATATCATTGGACCACGTCAAAAGATGCTGATTTATTTTTTTCTATTGGTAATTACTGCTACAACTACCGTGCTCATGGATGATGACAAGCTTCTGTTATATTTACTTCCCTTGAGCTACCAATGGGCCTTCAAAATATTATTCATATCTAATATTATGACTTTTATATTCATCCTACAGACAAGCAAGCATCTAATGTTCAAGAATATGAAAATAAAAAGTGTAAGTATTATGACTGGTCTGTCCTTGGCACACATCTTTTTCATACTGGTTGGCCCTGTAGTCCAGCATTATGAATTATATACGCCAATTTTCTTCATCAATTTATTTGTTTTAGGATTAGAAGTTGTAGTTCTCTTTCTTAAATCTATTCTTAGAAACTACGATGGCTCTATTTTTCTATTGCTATCCATCCTGGCCATCATTAACAGCACCCTTTGGGGATGCTTCAAAAATTTCAATTTGGTCGATGCGACCTATTATCCTTTTGACCTGATTATAGCCTTTTTGGGCTTTGCTACTTTTGGGTTCAAGCACTATTTCTGGAATACTAAGCAGACTGAAAATCTGGCACAGAGCCTGCAGAGGACCGTTACGCAAAAGGATAATTTCTTAGCTAATACCTCTCATGAGCTGAAAAATCCGCTGCATAGCATCATTAATATCGCTGAGACCGTCCTAGACAGTGAGAGAGAATCTTTAATGCATCAGAACGCAGATAATTTAGAGCTGCTTATCACCGTCGGAAGACGTATGTCTCTACTGCTAAACGATCTACTCGATCAATCTCAGCTTCGTGAAAGCAATATTAAACTGCAGCTAAAAAATGTTCCTATTCAATCCGTAGCTGTTGGCGTACTCGATATGCTCAAATTCCTAACGGAAGGCAAATCCATAACATTAATATCGGAGATTCCGGAGTCATTCCCTTCTATTGTGGCAGATGAAAAAAGGCTCATTCAGATTCTATTCAATCTACTTCAAAATGCTGTTAAATTTACAAGCGTAGGCTCAGTAAGGGTCCATGCGGATATTCACAAAGGTTTGGCGCGCATCCATATTACGGATACCGGCATTGGTATGAACGAGGAAATGCAGCTCCGAGCCTTTCAACCCTATGAGCAGTTTGACTCCAGCATGACGGCAATAAGTGGCGGAATCGGACTAGGCTTAAGCATTTGTAAACAGCTGGTTGAACTTCATGGTGGGGAGATAAGTGTGGTATCTTCGCTTGGCAAGGGCTCTACCTTTACTTTTACTATGCCTCTATCTGATCCAGCTATTCGAGAATTCAAATCAAAACTACCATCAGTGACTGAATTTCCGAACAAGTCACCTAAGATAACTGAATCCGAAATCACCACTACATCAGCTACATCTACTCCATCAACGGATGGAAGAAGACCTAAGATTTTGGCTGTCGACGATGACCCGGTTAATCTAAAAATACTTACTGGCTTACTGTCCATCCAAGATTATGAAATGATTACAGTAACCAGTGGAATCGATGCTTTAATAAAGCTGGATACCGATCAATGGGATTTGATTATTACCGATGTAATGATGCCACAGATGTCCGGTTATGAATTGACACAGAGAATTCGTGAACGGTTTACAATAGCTGAGCTTCCAATTCTACTTCTGACCGCACGTAGCCAGCCGGAAGATATCTATACCGGATTTGTTTCGGGAGCGAATGATTATATAATGAAACCTATGAATGCAATGGAGCTAAAGGGACGGGTACGTTCCCTCACGGATTTAAAGCAGTCCGTAAATGAACGACTTCGTCTGGAAGCGGCGTATCTTCAAGCGCAAATACAACCGCATTTCTTGTTCAACACTTTAAATTCTATCTCTGCTCTGGCATCTTTTGATATTAATCGAATGAGTCACCTCATTGATGCCTTCAGCTCTTATTTACGCTTAAGCTTTAACTTCTTGAATGCTCTACCTATGATACCCATTGAACGCGAACTTGAGCTTGTTCGTGCCTATCTGTACATAGAGAAAGAACGCTTTGAGGATAGGATGACCATTAACTGGGAGTTGGCAGAGAACCTACATTTCCAGTTACCTCCCTTGACCATTCAACCACTCGTTGAAAATGCCGTCCGGCACGGGATATTAAGCCGCGCCAAAGGAGGAACGCTTTCCATATCCATCAAAGATCTGGCTGATGATATTGAGATCACAATCACTGATAATGGTAAAGGTATGACTAGCGAACAACTTAAGCAGCTACTGAGCAGTCAATTTAATGGCACGCGAGGTATTGGATTTATTAATACACATAAACGGCTCTTACGTATCTATGGGAAGGGTTTGCAAATCAAAAGTGAGGAAGGCCAAGGAACCTCAGTAAGTTTTAAGATTCCTTCAGAAAAAAAGAAATCCAAATATTAG
- a CDS encoding response regulator: MIQAVLVDDERLALVKLEFMLKEIEAVNIVASYTDPVQAIQEAPSLEPDVIFIDIEMPEMNGLQAAAILQETCPNATIVFVTAYNHYAVEAFELNALDYILKPVRNDRLLKTVQRLEDRLTLAPKSTGEVYEITIRCLQSLRFERGGQPLNNLRWRTSKAQELFAFLLHNRNRFVSKDSLIDLLWPDFNLKKASTHLYTTIYQVRQCLKQSEVDLQISNVSGGEGYMLETGSLLIDATQWEHNILALESIGEDNYTAHQSLFDLYSGDYFGDYDYLWAEGERQRLRTIWLHHAMGMAQYYIDSSRIPEAVTVYQRVVQLQPYFEQGHLGLMKVYSSIGERSAVEEQYKTLKDLLKSELGIGLPASVEDWYEQWVFHNLRVQ; this comes from the coding sequence ATGATTCAAGCAGTATTGGTGGATGATGAACGGCTTGCTCTCGTAAAGTTAGAGTTTATGTTAAAAGAAATAGAAGCCGTTAATATTGTCGCGTCCTATACAGATCCTGTCCAAGCCATACAAGAGGCTCCGTCATTGGAACCCGACGTTATTTTTATTGATATTGAAATGCCCGAAATGAACGGACTTCAGGCTGCCGCAATACTGCAGGAGACTTGTCCCAATGCTACTATTGTATTCGTGACTGCTTATAACCACTATGCTGTGGAAGCCTTTGAGCTAAATGCACTAGACTATATTTTGAAGCCTGTGCGAAATGACCGGTTGCTTAAGACAGTACAACGCTTAGAGGACAGATTGACGCTTGCACCAAAAAGCACAGGGGAAGTATACGAAATAACGATTCGTTGTCTACAATCGCTTCGTTTTGAACGAGGTGGACAGCCCCTAAACAATCTGCGCTGGAGAACCTCTAAGGCGCAAGAATTGTTTGCTTTCCTACTACATAATCGCAACCGATTCGTCAGTAAAGACTCGCTGATTGACCTGCTGTGGCCAGACTTTAACCTTAAGAAGGCCTCTACCCATCTCTATACAACCATTTATCAAGTTCGGCAATGCTTGAAACAGAGTGAGGTGGACCTGCAAATCAGCAACGTCAGTGGTGGTGAAGGGTATATGCTTGAGACCGGATCGCTCTTAATCGATGCAACCCAGTGGGAGCATAACATTCTCGCTCTTGAATCCATCGGAGAAGACAATTATACAGCACATCAAAGCTTATTCGATCTTTATTCAGGTGATTATTTCGGAGATTATGATTATTTGTGGGCTGAGGGCGAACGACAACGCCTTCGCACCATTTGGCTCCACCATGCCATGGGAATGGCTCAGTATTATATCGACAGCAGCAGGATTCCCGAGGCCGTCACCGTTTATCAAAGGGTAGTACAGCTCCAGCCCTATTTTGAACAAGGGCATTTAGGATTAATGAAGGTCTACAGTAGTATAGGGGAACGATCCGCTGTGGAAGAACAATATAAGACTCTAAAGGATTTATTAAAAAGCGAACTCGGTATTGGGCTCCCAGCCAGTGTTGAAGATTGGTACGAACAATGGGTGTTCCACAACCTAAGAGTACAATGA